The Haloplanus sp. GDY1 genomic sequence CGAGGCCCTCGACCGCCGCCGCGTGGCCCGCGACGCGGTCGGCGTCGAGGTCCGGCGCGAGGACGCTCCCGCCGATGGAGATCACGACTCGCATTACGCGTCCGGTAGCCACGAGGCCGGCTTAAGGGTTGTCAAGCGTCCACCGTGCGTGAGTCGTCCGCGTGGGCCGTCGAGTCACAGTTAAGGGTCCGCGCCCGCTTCTCGACGTATGAAGACGCTCAACCTCGTCGGTCCGGACGCCGTCGACCTGGCCGACCGTCTCGTCCCGCGACTCGACGGCCGGGTCGCGACCGTGGAGACCCTCCCCGAAACCGCCGCCCGCGACACCGACGCCGGCGCGGCCTACGGCCTCTCGGCCGACGGCTCGTGGATCGGTGCCGGCGACGGCGAGACGCTCGACGACCTGCTTGACTCGCTGACGCCCGACTACGAGTACGCCCTCACCGTCGGCTTCGCGGACGCACGCCTCCCGACGGTCGCCATCGGCGACGCCGAGGCCGCGGGCGAGATCGTCGCGACCGTCCCCGAGGCGGCCGAGGCCGACCTCGATCCGATCCTCGACGTCGTCGACGACCTCGACCCCCGCGTCACGCTCGAATCGCTCGTCCAGCGGGCCAAGGCGTCGCCCATGGCGGAGCGGTCCGGCGCCATCGCCACCTTCACCGGCCGCGTCCGGGTGAAGGACGGCGAGGACGACGCTCCGACCACGCACCTGGAGTTCGAGAAGTACGAGGGCGTCGCCGCCGACCGCATGCGGACCATCCGGAGCGAACTCGAGGCGCGCGACGGCGTCTTCGAGGTGCTGATGCACCACAGGACCGGCGTCATCGGCGAGGGCGAGGACATCGTCTTCGTCGTCGTCCTCGCGGGCCACCGCGAGGAGGCCTTCGACACCGTCGAGGACGGCATCAACCGCCTCAAGGACGAGGTGCCCATCTTCAAGAAGGAGTCCACGGCCGACGAGGAGTTCTGGATCCACGAGAAGGCCTGAGACGCCGGATCGGCGCCCGACCCCGCGCAGATATATTCTACAAAATTTCTCAGAAACAAACGCTTTGAGCGGCCTGTAAAACGTTTCGAGGGCTCGTAAAAGGTTCTGAATGTTTCGCGAAATCGGGAAAATCGGTAAAACTGCCCGAACTGCTCCGAACGTTCCTGCCTTTATAACATCCTCCGGGGTATACGGAGAGTCGAGGCGAAACCCAATGAGCGCAACCGCAGACCCCTCCACCGACTCCGACGACAGTGCGTCCAAAGAGGAGCGGCTCAAGCAGTACCTCCTCTCGAAGGCCCAGGACGGTGAACACTACTTCAAGAGCAAGTTCATCGCGGACGAGGTCGACCTCTCGCCCAAGGAGATCGGCGCCCTGATGGTCAAGCTCCGGGACTCGGCCTCGGACCTCACCGTCGAGAAGTGGTCGTACACGAGCGCGACCACGTGGCGAATCGAGGCCGCCTGATTCCCCCGTCCCCGCTGCGCCACGCCGCCCCGTTCCCCCGCGCCCCGCCCCCGCTGTCACGGGTTTTATACCGCTGAGCGACCTACCCGATACCGATGGACGGAGCCGACGGACCGCCGTCAGAGGCCCTCGAAACGGTGTTTTACGTCCGTGAAACCGACCGCGAGGGCGACCGCCTTCGCTACTACGGCGAGCCGCTGGTGCCGAAGCGGTCCCTGGTCGACGAACTCCGGGAGCCCTTCCGGCGCGCCGGCTACCGACTGGATCTGGAGGCCGGGCGCGAGCCGTGGGAGACGGTGG encodes the following:
- a CDS encoding DUF7123 family protein, with the translated sequence MSATADPSTDSDDSASKEERLKQYLLSKAQDGEHYFKSKFIADEVDLSPKEIGALMVKLRDSASDLTVEKWSYTSATTWRIEAA
- a CDS encoding molybdopterin synthase, which codes for MKTLNLVGPDAVDLADRLVPRLDGRVATVETLPETAARDTDAGAAYGLSADGSWIGAGDGETLDDLLDSLTPDYEYALTVGFADARLPTVAIGDAEAAGEIVATVPEAAEADLDPILDVVDDLDPRVTLESLVQRAKASPMAERSGAIATFTGRVRVKDGEDDAPTTHLEFEKYEGVAADRMRTIRSELEARDGVFEVLMHHRTGVIGEGEDIVFVVVLAGHREEAFDTVEDGINRLKDEVPIFKKESTADEEFWIHEKA